One genomic window of Salmo salar chromosome ssa12, Ssal_v3.1, whole genome shotgun sequence includes the following:
- the LOC106564549 gene encoding inward rectifier potassium channel 4, which translates to MVGTGHRGPEYCPHRHSLMITGAMGAVRVNRYSIVATDEDHFKISTLGLHNGHGPLMHHNMTGRGMGGGGGGGGGGSEGGGGGSSLALRATEPVNNGRQISTTGPNHVRSRFVKKNGQCNVVFHNMEDKTKHYLADIFTTCVDIRWRYMLLLFTSTFLLSWFLFGVVFWGVALAHGDFDLRPGLGEGPLAGLEGGGVEWKPCILHVQGFVGAFLFSIETQTTIGYGFRCVTEECPAAVATVVVQSIVGCIIDSFMIGTIMAKMVRPKKRAQTLLFSHHAVISMRDGKLCLMFRLGNMRKSHIVEAHVRAQLIRPHVTAEGEYLPMEQTDIDVGYDEGLDRLFLVSPLVVVHEINENSPLYCMSSADLTTEDFEIVVILEGMVEATAMTTQARSSYLAREILWGHRFEPVVFEKEHRYQVDYSRFHKTYEVPATPHCSARELREMTGRSRSPSSASGSSSTRSVSPLGPKSSGLHLLPPHSPSAFCYENEVALCCGEEEGEEEGEMGVMLGGRDDGEGEERDVQLDIFQERFQDQVAVDMNMLCVLDMDNQIDRLQPAIALDALGFRRESGV; encoded by the exons ATGGTTGGCACTGGCCACCGCGGCCCTGAATACTgcccacacagacacagcctGATGATCACTGGTGCCATGGGAGCAGTGCGAGTCAACAG ATACAGCATCGTAGCCACCGATGAAGACCACTTCAAGATCTCTACCCTGGGCCTCCACAATGGCCATGGTCCCCTGATGCACCACAATATGACTGGGAGAGGTATGGGGGgcggaggaggtggtggaggaggagggtcagaaggaggaggaggcggcAGCTCGTTAGCCCTGCGAGCAACAGAGCCTGTCAACAACGGCCGCCAGATCTCCACGACGGGGCCCAACCATGTCCGGAGCCGCTTCGTGAAAAAGAACGGCCAGTGCAACGTGGTTTTCCACAACATGGAAGACAAGACGAAACACTACCTGGCCGACATATTTACCACCTGCGTGGACATCCGCTGGCGTTACATGCTGCTCCTCTTCACCTCTACCTTCCTGCTCTCCTGGTTCCTCTTCGGTGTGGTCTTCTGGGGAGTGGCCCTGGCCCATGGGGACTTCGACCTTCGACCCGGCCTGGGAGAGGGGCCTCTGGCCGgcttggagggaggaggggtggagtggaAGCCCTGCATCCTACACGTCCAAGGCTTCGTAGGAGCGTTTCTCTTCTCCATAGAGACCCAGACCACCATTGGGTATGGGTTCCGCTGCGTCACCGAGGAGTGTCCGGCGGCGGTGGCTACGGTGGTGGTCCAGTCCATTGTGGGCTGCATCATCGACTCCTTCATGATCGGAACCATCATGGCCAAGATGGTTCGACCTAAGAAGCGGGCGCAGACCTTGCTGTTCTCGCACCACGCGGTAATCTCCATGCGGGACGGGAAGCTGTGCCTGATGTTTCGCCTGGGGAACATGAGGAAAAGCCACATCGTGGAGGCTCACGTCCGGGCACAGCTCATCCGGCCGCACGTCACCGCTGAAGGCGAGTACCTCCCCATGGAGCAGACGGACATCGACGTGGGCTACGACGAGGGCCTGGACCGCCTCTTCCTGGTGTCTCCGCTGGTCGTGGTCCATGAGATCAACGAGAACAGCCCGCTGTACTGCATGAGCAGCGCTGACCTGACAACGGAGGACTTTGAGATCGTGGTGATACTGGAGGGGATGGTGGAGGCCACGGCCATGACCACCCAGGCCCGCTCCTCCTACCTGGCCAGGGAGATCCTGTGGGGCCACCGCTTCGAGCCTGTGGTCTTCGAGAAGGAGCACCGCTACCAGGTAGACTACTCCCGCTTCCACAAGACCTACGAGGTGCCAGCTACTCCGCACTGCAGCGCCAGGGAGCTCCGGGAAATGACGGGCCGATCCCGCTCCCCCTCGTCTGCCTCCGGCTCTAGTTCTACCCGGTCAGTGTCCCCTCTCGGTCCCAAGTCCTCCGGCCTACACCTCTTGCCTCCACACTCCCCCAGCGCCTTCTGCTACGAGAACGAGGTGGCCCTGTGCtgcggggaggaggagggggaggaggaaggggagatggGTGTGATGCTGGGGGGGAGGGACgacggggagggggaggagagggacgtGCAACTAGACATCTTCCAGGAGAGATTTCAGGACCAGGTAGCGGTGGACATGAACATGCTGTGTGTGCTGGACATGGACAATCAGATTGACAGGCTGCAGCCGGCTATAGCTCTTGATGCGCTGGGCTTCAGGAGGGAATCAGGAGTGTAG